In one window of Oceanococcus sp. HetDA_MAG_MS8 DNA:
- a CDS encoding alpha/beta hydrolase — protein MTSVRTRLVEQGLRLLVRSEPASAEEAAVRFRRALQRLVVPTIPVFGVRRSAVQMGGLDCLVLAPRSPVNTLLYLHGGGFVAGRPQTYINMAARLARRLNARVVLPDYRKAPEHPFPAGPDDVLAVYRQLLEEGQDPQRLLVGGDSAGGGLALSVLIGARDAGLPQPAGCMVLSPATDQSWSGGTHVSNADSDPVLSPQMIQRLQDCYVPDLTQRTDPRASPALADWDGCAPLIVVVSRSECLYDDSLRLVAKAREAGVNVTLHEEGDRMHVWPIMAPLLPESVTTLKWLGDAMAQLLPAPSR, from the coding sequence TGTTGGTTCGCAGCGAGCCGGCTTCGGCTGAAGAAGCCGCGGTGAGGTTTCGGCGGGCGCTGCAGCGCTTGGTGGTGCCGACTATTCCGGTTTTTGGGGTGCGGCGGTCCGCCGTGCAGATGGGGGGCTTGGATTGCCTGGTGTTGGCACCTCGTTCACCCGTGAATACGCTGCTGTACTTGCATGGTGGGGGCTTTGTTGCGGGGCGGCCACAGACGTACATCAACATGGCGGCGCGGTTGGCGCGGCGTTTGAATGCGCGGGTGGTTCTGCCGGACTATCGTAAGGCGCCGGAGCATCCGTTCCCGGCGGGGCCAGACGATGTCCTAGCCGTGTACCGGCAATTACTGGAAGAGGGGCAGGATCCGCAGCGCTTGTTGGTGGGCGGTGACTCTGCCGGAGGTGGGTTGGCGCTGTCGGTGTTGATTGGTGCTCGGGATGCGGGCTTGCCGCAGCCGGCGGGGTGCATGGTGTTGTCTCCGGCGACCGACCAGTCTTGGTCGGGCGGTACACATGTGAGTAATGCTGATTCCGATCCCGTACTGAGCCCGCAGATGATTCAGCGCCTGCAGGATTGTTATGTGCCGGACCTGACTCAACGCACCGATCCGCGGGCGTCGCCGGCCCTGGCGGACTGGGACGGTTGTGCGCCTTTGATAGTGGTGGTGAGCCGTAGCGAATGCCTGTATGACGACAGCCTGCGGCTGGTGGCCAAGGCCAGGGAGGCTGGCGTAAACGTGACTTTGCATGAAGAAGGTGACCGCATGCATGTGTGGCCGATCATGGCGCCGCTGCTGCCGGAGTCGGTAACCACGCTGAAGTGGTTGGGCGATGCCATGGCTCAGCTGTTGCCGGCGCCTAGTCGCTGA
- the sthA gene encoding Si-specific NAD(P)(+) transhydrogenase, with translation MNAVRKLSVDVAVIGTGPGGEGAAMMAAKNHLSTVVIDRYVDVGGGCTHWGTIPSKALRYSVKQLNEAKNNRFVRHLRKEIQISYPQLLESAVTVIESQVASRHRAYERNHVPIIEGEASFVDPHTVQVRKLDSVTHEIEAKHFLIATGSRPYHPEGLDFSHPRILDSDSVLKYRENPRSITIYGAGVIGCEYASIFANLGIKVNLVNTQNRLLSFMDEEITEALSYHLRDQGVIIRHNEEFSHVEARERDVVLHLKSGRKLKSDALLWANGRTGNSDSLNLPALGLSANSRGQLSVNENFQTEVPHIYAVGDIIGYPALASSAYDQGRFALTHILNPEERNPFTGLMPTGIYTIPEISSVGKTEQELAAEGVTYEVGYSYFKHLARAQMSGEMTGMLKLIFDVETRKVLGIHCFGDRSAEIVHIGQAVMAHEDGNLNYFINTTFNYPTMAEAYRVAALNGMNRIA, from the coding sequence ATGAACGCCGTGCGTAAATTGAGTGTGGACGTGGCCGTCATAGGCACCGGTCCCGGTGGTGAAGGTGCTGCCATGATGGCGGCAAAGAATCACCTGAGTACTGTAGTTATTGATCGTTATGTGGACGTGGGCGGGGGCTGCACCCACTGGGGGACCATTCCCTCCAAAGCCCTGCGCTACTCCGTCAAACAGCTTAACGAAGCCAAGAACAACCGCTTCGTCCGCCATCTACGCAAAGAAATTCAGATCAGCTATCCGCAGCTGCTGGAGAGCGCGGTCACGGTGATTGAGTCCCAAGTGGCATCCCGCCACCGGGCCTATGAGCGCAATCATGTGCCCATCATTGAGGGCGAGGCCTCTTTTGTGGACCCGCATACCGTGCAGGTGCGCAAGCTGGACAGCGTCACGCACGAAATCGAAGCCAAGCACTTCCTCATTGCCACGGGCTCACGCCCCTACCACCCAGAAGGACTGGACTTTAGCCATCCCCGGATTCTGGATTCGGATTCGGTGCTCAAGTACCGCGAAAACCCGCGCTCTATCACCATTTATGGAGCTGGAGTGATTGGCTGTGAGTACGCCTCCATCTTCGCCAACCTGGGCATTAAGGTGAACCTGGTTAACACCCAGAACCGCCTCTTGTCTTTTATGGACGAAGAAATCACCGAGGCGCTGTCTTACCACCTGCGCGACCAGGGCGTGATTATTCGCCACAACGAAGAGTTCTCGCATGTGGAAGCCCGCGAGCGCGACGTGGTGCTGCACCTCAAGAGTGGCCGTAAGCTTAAATCCGATGCCCTGCTCTGGGCCAATGGCCGAACCGGCAATTCCGATTCACTGAACCTGCCCGCGCTGGGCCTCAGTGCCAACTCCCGAGGCCAGCTCAGCGTGAATGAGAACTTCCAAACCGAAGTTCCGCACATTTACGCCGTGGGCGACATTATCGGCTACCCCGCCCTCGCCTCCAGCGCTTATGACCAGGGCCGTTTCGCCCTCACGCATATCCTCAACCCCGAGGAGCGTAACCCCTTCACCGGTCTCATGCCCACCGGCATTTACACCATCCCCGAGATATCCTCGGTGGGCAAAACCGAGCAAGAGCTAGCCGCCGAAGGGGTGACCTACGAGGTGGGTTACTCCTACTTCAAACATTTGGCCCGCGCCCAAATGAGCGGGGAAATGACCGGCATGCTCAAGCTCATCTTCGATGTGGAAACCCGCAAAGTGCTGGGCATCCACTGTTTTGGCGACCGCAGCGCCGAAATTGTACACATCGGCCAGGCCGTGATGGCCCACGAAGATGGCAACCTGAACTACTTCATCAACACCACCTTCAACTACCCCACCATGGCCGAGGCCTACCGGGTGGCGGCGTTAAACGGGATGAACCGCATAGCCTGA